One window from the genome of Anomalospiza imberbis isolate Cuckoo-Finch-1a 21T00152 chromosome 13, ASM3175350v1, whole genome shotgun sequence encodes:
- the ACAN gene encoding aggrecan core protein isoform X2 — MTTLLLVFVCLQVITAADSVELSDSSDGLEVKIPEQSPLRVILGSSLNIPCYFNIPEEQDTSVMLTPRIKWSKLSNGTEVVLLVATGGKIRLNSEYREVISLPNYPAIPTDATLEIKALRSNHTGIYRCEVMYGIEDRQDTIEVLVKGIVFHYRAISTRYTLNFEKAKQACIQNSAVIATPEQLQAAYEDGYEQCDAGWLADQTVRYPIHWPRERCYGDKDEFPGVRTYGVREPDETYDVYCYAEQMQGKVFYATAPEKFTFQEAFDKCRSLGARLATTGELYLAWKDGMDMCSAGWLADRSVRYPISRARPNCGGNLVGVRTVYLYVNQTGYPHPDSRYDAICYSGDDIESLVPGQFIDEIGSELGSAFTVQTVTQTEVELPLSRNATEEEARGSIATLEPIEITPTATRLDEGFTALPDLFTTVVTVETAATEEENVTREDVTAVWTVPEEATTIGLGTAITTLAFSTASTTETAEVSSVEEVVGVTATPGLESASAFTVEDQLVRVTAAPGAGHLPEQPISPTGVVFHYRAATSRYAFSFVQAQKACLENSAVIASPQQLQAAYEAGFDQCDAGWLRDQTVRYPIVNPRNNCIGDKENTPGVRSYGMRPASETYDVYCYIDRLKGDVFFATQPEQFTFPEAQQYCESQNATLASVGQLHAAWKQGLDRCYAGWLADGSLRYPIVSPRPACGGDAPGIRTVYQHHNQTGFPDPLSRHHAFCFRALPPVEEEGVTPFFEDVLATQVIPGVEGVPSGEEVTMETESATQPENQTAWGTEVFPTDVSLLSVSPSAFPPATIVPEETSTNASISEVSGEVTESGEHQVSGESSASGWVPGVPDASGEPASGVFELSGDHSGIGESGLPSVDLHASGFPPGESGLPSGDLSGLSSGVVDISGLPSAEEEISVSISRIPEISGMPSEVESSGLPFGASGEISGTEIVSGVSSGEESGVTSGFPTISLVDTTLVEVVTAVTERQEEGKGSIGVSGEGDLSGFPSSEWDSSGGIQGLPSGAEPSGEPSGVPELSGLSSGESELSGLPSGLDASGETSGTHEVSGLVDLSGLTSGIEGSSEASSITFIDSTLEEVTTTLPITEAEAKETLETSGLPSGDEYGSGMVSGSLDISGEPSGHLGFGGSISGVLEMSGYPSGVTDSSGDISGVDVTSGLLSGEESGLTSGFPTVSLVDTTLVEVVTQTSVAQEVGEGPSGVIEISGFTSGDRGLSGEGSGAVETSGFPSGAGDLSEEPSGIPYISGDFSGATDLSGQSSTVADISGEASGLPGITLVTSDFVEVVTRPTLSQELSGETVTFPYSLGPSGEASGSGELSGETSALPESGLETSTAYEISGETSAFPETGIETSTIHEISGEASAFPEFNTETSTIQEISGETSAFPEIFTETSTSQEARGETSGYPEIIIEASTGKEASGETSAFPESSTETSTIQEISGETSAFPEIRIETSTSQDLSGETSAFPEIRIETFTSQEARGEISGYPEIIIEASTVHETSGETSAFPEISIETSTVHEISGESSAFPEIRIETYTNQESRGETSAYPEISIETSTVHETSGETSAFPEISIETSTVHEISGDMPSFPEISIETSTIHETSGEIPAFPEIRIETSTGEEARGETSVFPEISIETSTVHDISGETSAFPEFSIETPTSQEARSETSAYPEIFTETSTVQEVSGETSAFPEIRIGTPTSQEARGETFPEISIEASTVHETSGEASALPAANIKTAATSLGSGEPFGTPEEKEIPDTTSGAVTHSIAGISGKPSVPDVVISTRTPDVEPTQGLRNPEEAQLEMEPSPPVVSEQETETAVAPDSPHLLATTTAALPQVSQEAIDALGPTTEDTDVCHSSPCLNGATCVDGIDSFKCFCLPSYGGDLCEIDLENCEEGWTKFQGHCYRHFEERETWMDAETRCRQHQAHLSSIITPEEQEFVNSHAQDYQWIGLSDRAVENDFRWSDGHSLQYENWRPNQPDNFFSAGEDCVVMIWHEKGEWNDVPCNYHLPFTCKKGTVACRDPPAVENARTFGRKKERYEINSMVRYQCDQGYIQRHVPTIRCQPNGQWEEPRISCLNPSSYQRRLYKRSPRSRSKPSGSAVHRRTH; from the exons AAG GCATTGTATTCCACTACAGAGCAATCTCCACAAGGTACACCCTGAACTTCGAGAAGGCAAAGCAGGCCTGTATCCAGAACAGTGCTGTCATTGCTACCCCCGAGCAGCTGCAGGCTGCCTACGAGGATGGGTACGAGCAGTGTGatgctggctggctggctgatCAGACTGTCAG GTACCCCATCCACTGGCCCCGGGAGCGCTGCTATGGCGACAAGGATGAATTTCCAGGAGTGAGGACCTACGGTGTCCGTGAGCCAGATGAAACCTATGATGTTTACTGCTATGCAGAGCAAATGCAAG GCAAAGTCTTCTATGCCACTGCCCCGGAGAAGTTCACCTTCCAAGAAGCTTTTGACAAATGCCGCAGTTTGGGAGCGCGCTTGGCCACCACGGGAGAGCTGTACCTGGCCTGGAAGGACGGCATGGACATGTGCAGCGCGGGCTGGCTGGCCGACCGCAGCGTGCGCTACCCCATCTCCAGAGCACGGCCCAACTGCGGGGGCAACCTGGTGGGTGTGAGGACAGTGTACCTGTACGTCAACCAGACGGGCTACCCGCACCCCGACTCCCGCTACGACGCCATCTGCTACAGCG GGGACGACATTGAGAGCCTGGTCCCAGGACAGTTCATCGACGAGATAGGGAGCGAGCTGGGCAGCGCTTTCACTGTCCAGACTGTCACCCAGACAGAGGTGGAGCTGCCTCTGTCACGCAATGCCACGGAGGAGGAGGCCCGCGGCAGCATCGCCACCCTGGAGCCCATTGAGATCACCCCCACCGCCACCAGGCTGGACGAGGGCTTCACTGCCCTGCCCGATCTCTTCACCACCGTTGTCACAGTAGAGACGGCTGCCACAGAGGAGGAAAATGTGACCAGGGAGGATGTCACAGCGGTATGGACTGTACCTGAAGAGGCCACCACCATAGGTTTAGGCACTGCCATCACCACCTTAGCCTTTAGCACTGCTAGCACCACCGAAACAGCAGAGGTGAGCTCGGTGGAAGAGGTCGTGGGGGTGACTGCCACACCAGGACTGGAGTCTGCCTCAGCGTTCACAGTGGAAGATCAGCTTGTGCGAGTGACAGCTGCCCCCGGTGCTGGTCACCTTCCCGAGCAGCCCATCTCCCCCACAG GTGTGGTGTTTCACTACCGTGCAGCCACCAGCAGATATGCCTTCTCCTTTGTCCAAGCCCAGAAGGCCTGCCTGGAGAACAGCGCCGTGATCGccagcccccagcagctccaggctgcctACGAGGCTGGCTTCGACCAGTGTGATGCTGGCTGGCTGCGGGACCAGACAGTCAG GTATCCCATTGTGAATCCCCGGAATAACTGCATAGGAGACAAAGAGAACACTCCAGGCGTGCGGTCATACGGCATGCGCCCGGCCTCGGAGACCTACGACGTGTACTGCTACATTGACAGGCTCAAGG GCGATGTGTTCTTCGCAACCCAGCCGGAGCAGTTCACCTTCCCAGAAGCCCAGCAGTACTGCGAGAGCCAGAACGCCACGCTGGCCTCTGTTGGCCAGCTCCACGCCGCCTGGAAGCAGGGCCTGGACAGGTGCTACGCGGGCTGGTTGGCCGACGGTAGCCTGCGCTACCCCATCGTGAGCCCCCGGCCCGCCTGCGGGGGGGACGCGCCGGGCATCAGGACCGTGTACCAGCACCACAACCAGACGGGCTTCCCCGACCCGCTGTCCCGACACCATGCCTTCTGCTTCAGAG ctctgcctcctgtggaggaggagggagtcACCCCGTTCTTTGAAGATGTGCTGGCAACACAAGTTATCCCTGGAGTGGAGGGGGTGCCCTCGGGGGAGGAGGTGACCATGGAGACAGAGTCTGCCACTCAACCTGAGAATCAGACAGCCTGGGGTACAGAGGTCTTTCCAACCGATGTGTCACTGCTCTCAG tgagtccatctgcttttcctccagCTACCATAGTACCAGAGGAAACCAGTACCAATGCTTCCATCAGTGAAGTGTCAGGGGAGGTGACAGAATCTGGAGAGCATCAAGTCAGTGGTGAATCTTCGGCATCCGGGTGGGTTCCTGGAGTTCCAGATGCAAGCGGAGAACCAGCTTCTGGAGTTTTTGAACTTAGTGGAGACCACTCAGGCATTGGAGAGAGCGGATTACCATCGGTAGACCTGCATGCCAGTGGCTTCCCACCTGGAGAAAGTGGGCTGCCCTCAGGAGATCTGAGTGGTTTGTCTTCTGGTGTTGTTGATATCAGTGGCCTGCCTTCTGCAGAGGAGGAGATATCGGTGTCTATTTCAAGGATACCAGAAATTAGTGGGATGCCATCTGAAGTGGAAAGCAGCGGGCTGCCTTTCGGAGCAAGTGGAGAAATCTCTGGCACTGAGATAGTCAGTGGCGTGTCATCTGGAGAGGAAAGTGGAGTGACCTCTGGTTTTCCTACCATCTCTCTCGTGGATACCACATTAGTGGAAGTTGTAACAGCAGTGACAGAACGgcaagaggagggaaaagggtCCATCGGAGTCAGCGGTGAAGGAGATCTGTCAGGGTTCCCATCCTCTGAGTGGGACAGCAGTGGTGGAATCCAAGGCTTGCCCtcaggagctgagcccagcggGGAGCCCTCTGGGGTACCCGAGCTCAGCGGGCTGTCCTCAGGAGAGTCTGAACTTAGTGGCTTGCCCTCAGGATTGGATGCCAGTGGAGAAACATCTGGAACACATGAGGTCAGTGGCCTGGTGGACctaagtggccttacctctggtaTTGAGGGAAGCAGTGAGGCCTCCAGCATTACCTTCATAGATTCCACTTTGGAGGAAGTGACAACAACTTTGCCAATTACAGAAGCAGAAGCAAAAGAGACTTTGGAAACCAGTGGATTGCCTTCAGGAGATGAATATGGATCAGGCATGGTATCTGGGAGTTTAGACATCAGTGGTGAGCCTTCAGGGCATTTAGGCTTTGGTGGGAGTATTTCTGGAGTGCTGGAGATGAGCGGATATCCGAGTGGAGTGACAGACAGCAGCGGAGACATCTCTGGAGTTGATGTCACCAGTGGTCTGCTGTCTGGAGAGGAAAGTGGACTCACCTCTGGCTTTCCCACAGTGTCTCTTGTGGATACCACTTTGGTGGAAGTTGTAACACAGACATCAGTGGCACAAGAAGTGGGAGAAGGACCGTCTGGGGTGATAGAAATCAGTGGATTTACTTCTGGAGACAGAGGACTATCtggagaagggtctggagcTGTGGAGACTAGTGGGTTTCCTTCAGGGGCAGGAGACTTGAGTGAAGAGCCATCTGGAATCCCATACATCAGCGGAGACTTTTCTGGAGCCACAGATCTAAGTGGACAGTCTTCAACAGTGGCTGATATCAGTGGGGAAGCCTCAGGGCTTCCAGGAATCACTTTAGTCACTTCTGATTTCGTAGAAGTGGTGACAAGACCAACACTATCACAAGAACTGAGTGGGGAAACTGTCACGTTTCCCTACAGTTTGGGGCCCAGTGGTGAAGCCTCTGGATCCGGGGAACTAAGTGGGGAAACATCTGCACTGCCAGAAAGCGGTCTAGAAACATCAACAGCTTATGAAATCAGTGGTGAAACATCTGCATTTCCTGAAACTGGTATAGAAACATCCACGATTCATGAAATCAGTGGGGAGGCATCTGCATTTCCTGAATTTAACACAGAAACATCAACAATTCAAGAAATCAGTGGGGAAACCTCTGCATTTCCTGAGATTTTCACAGAAACATCCACAAGTCAGGAAGCCAGGGGTGAAACATCTGGGTATCCTGAAATTATCATAGAAGCATCCACAGGTAAAGAAGCAAGTGGGGAAACCTCTGCATTTCCTGAAAGTAGCACAGAAACTTCCACAATACAAGAAATCAGTGGGGAAACATCTGCCTTTCCTGAAATTAGAATAGAAACATCCACAAGTCAAGACCTCAGTGGGGAAACGTCTGCATTTCCTGAAATCAGAATAGAAACATTCACAAGCCAAGAGGCCAGGGGTGAAATATCTGGCTATCCTGAAATTATCATAGAAGCTTCGACAGTCCACGAAACCAGTGGAGAAACATCTGCCTTTCCTGAAATCAGCATAGAAACTTCAACAGTGCATGAAATTAGTGGAGAAAGTTCTGCATTTCCTGAAATTAGAATAGAAACATACACAAATCAAGAATCCAGGGGTGAAACATCTGCCTACCCAGAAATTAGCATAGAAACTTCAACAGTCCATGAAACCAGTGGGGAAACTTCTGCGTTTCCTGAAATCAGCATAGAAACTTCGACGGTCCATGAAATCAGTGGGGATATGCCCTCCTTTCCTGAAATTAGCATAGAAACTTCGACAATCCATGAAACCAGTGGTGAAATACCTGCATTTCCTGAAATTAGAATAGAAACATCCACAGGTGAAGAAGCGCGAGGTGAAACATCTGTATTTCCTGAGATTAGCATAGAAACTTCTACAGTCCATGATATCAGTGGGGAGACATCTGCATTCCCTGAGTTCAGCATAGAAACACCAACAAGTCAAGAAGCCAGGAGTGAAACATCTGCCTATCCTGAAATTTTCACAGAAACATCCACAGTTCAAGAAGTCAGTGGGGAAACTTCTGCGTTTCCTGAAATTAGAATAGGAACACCCACAAGTCAAGAAGCCCGCGGAGAGACATTTCCTGAGATCAGCATAGAAGCATCCACAGTCCATGAAACCAGTGGGGAAGCATCTGCATTGCCTGCTGCTAACATCAAAACAGCTGCCACATCTTTGGGCAGCGGGGAGCCCTTTGGTACTCCAGAGGAGAAGGAGATTCCTGACACAACATCTGGAGCTGTGACACACTCTATTGCAGGCATTTCAGGGAAACCCTCTGTCCCAGACGTTGTAATTAGTACCAGGACTCCAGATGTTGAACCAACACAGGGACTCAGAAACCCTGAAGAGGCTCAGCTTGAAATGGAGCCTTCCCCTCCTGTGGTGTCAGAACAAGAGACAGAGACAGCTGTTGCTCCAGACAGTCCCCATCTGCTGGCCACCACTACTGCTGCCCTGCCCCAAGTCTCACAAGAAGCAATTGACGCATTAGGACCCACTACAGAAG ACACCGATGTGTGCCACTCAAGCCCCTGTCTGAATGGAGCCACCTGCGTTGATGGTATCGACTCTTTCAAATGCTTTTGCCTTCCCAGCTACGGAGGGGACCTGTGTGAGATCG ACTTGGAAAACTGTGAGGAAGGCTGGACCAAGTTCCAGGGCCATTGCTACAGGCACTTTGAAGAGAGGGAGACTTGGATGGATGCAGAGACCAGATGCCGACAACATCAAGCCCACCTGAGCAGTATCATCACCCCAGAGGAACAAGAATTTGTGAACA GTCATGCACAGGACTACCAATGGATCGGCCTCAGTGACAGAGCTGTGGAGAATGACTTCCGCTGGTCTGACGGGCACTCCCTG CAATACGAGAACTGGCGGCCCAACCAACCCGATAACTTCTTTTCGGCGGGCGAGGACTGCGTTGTGATGATCTGGCACGAGAAAGGCGAATGGAACGATGTTCCCTGCAACTATCACCTCCCTTTCACCTGCAAGAAAGGAACAG TGGCCTGCAGGGACCCCCCTGCGGTGGAGAATGCCAGGACCTTCGGTCGGAAGAAGGAACGCTACGAAATAAACTCCATGGTGCGGTACCAGTGCGACCAAGGCTACATCCAACGGCACGTGCCCACGATCCGGTGCCAGCCCAACGGGCAGTGGGAGGAGCCACGGATATCCTGCCTAAACC CCTCCAGCTACCAGCGCAGGCTATACAagaggagccccaggagccgGTCGAAACCCAGCGGCAGCGCCGTGCACAGACGCACCCATTAG